A genomic segment from Tuwongella immobilis encodes:
- a CDS encoding DUF1501 domain-containing protein, protein MQTHAELAAYSRRHFLRSCGLGFGALAASALPALTGRAGAGESSDSANPMTPKPPHHPAKAKSVIFLFMEGGPSHVDLFDPKPELTRQHGKPLPPSFGKVTTAMGVGGNLLLASKRKFTQYGQSGIPVSDWLPHTAKHVDDLAILRACHADGLNHVGSVCQMNTGSILAGRPSLGAWSLYGLGSINQNLPGFVVLTDGGDPLGAARNWGTGFMPATYQGTRFLPGKNPIVNLASPQEVTNRRQRDKLDLIRTLNTMHRVHREDDTILSARQNAYELAYRMQAAAPEAVDLSQEPERIQRAYGLDRKETAAYGRQCLLARRLVERGVRFVQIYCGAGSRWDAHGDLEGNHTRLCGASDQPTAALLADLKARGMLDDTLVIWGGEFGRTPMTEGKDGRDHNPWGFTMWMAGGGVKGGQIIGETDEFGLRGVSDRVHVHDLHATILHLMGLNHENLTFRHNGRDERPTENGGILIEKLLA, encoded by the coding sequence ATGCAAACTCATGCGGAACTCGCGGCTTATTCGCGGCGACACTTTCTGCGGTCGTGCGGTTTGGGCTTCGGTGCCCTGGCCGCCTCCGCGCTCCCGGCACTGACCGGACGGGCTGGTGCGGGCGAATCGAGCGATTCGGCCAACCCGATGACTCCGAAACCGCCGCATCACCCCGCGAAAGCCAAATCGGTAATCTTCCTCTTCATGGAAGGTGGCCCGTCGCATGTGGATCTCTTCGATCCCAAGCCGGAATTGACCCGTCAACACGGGAAACCGCTTCCGCCCAGCTTCGGGAAAGTGACCACCGCCATGGGCGTGGGTGGCAATCTGCTGTTGGCCAGCAAGCGGAAGTTCACGCAGTACGGTCAAAGCGGCATTCCCGTGAGCGATTGGCTGCCGCATACCGCCAAGCATGTGGACGATCTGGCGATTCTGCGTGCCTGTCACGCCGATGGTCTCAATCACGTCGGATCGGTCTGTCAGATGAATACCGGCTCGATTCTAGCCGGCCGACCGAGTTTGGGCGCGTGGTCGCTGTACGGATTGGGCAGCATCAATCAGAATTTGCCGGGATTTGTGGTGCTCACCGATGGAGGCGATCCGCTGGGCGCGGCCCGAAATTGGGGCACCGGGTTCATGCCGGCCACCTATCAGGGCACGCGATTTCTGCCGGGCAAAAATCCGATTGTGAATCTGGCCTCGCCGCAAGAGGTGACCAATCGCCGACAGCGGGATAAGCTCGATCTGATTCGCACACTCAACACGATGCACCGCGTCCATCGGGAAGATGACACGATTCTTTCCGCCCGCCAGAATGCGTATGAACTGGCGTATCGCATGCAGGCCGCCGCACCGGAAGCCGTCGATTTGAGTCAGGAACCCGAGCGAATTCAACGGGCATACGGATTGGATCGCAAAGAAACCGCCGCCTACGGTCGGCAATGTCTGCTGGCACGGCGGCTGGTCGAACGCGGCGTGCGATTCGTGCAAATCTACTGCGGGGCCGGATCGCGCTGGGATGCTCACGGCGACCTGGAAGGCAACCACACGCGGCTCTGCGGGGCATCCGACCAACCCACCGCCGCACTCTTGGCCGACCTGAAGGCCCGCGGGATGTTGGACGATACGCTGGTCATTTGGGGCGGGGAATTTGGTCGCACGCCCATGACCGAAGGCAAAGACGGCCGCGACCACAACCCCTGGGGCTTCACCATGTGGATGGCCGGCGGCGGTGTCAAAGGGGGCCAGATCATCGGCGAAACCGACGAATTCGGCCTGCGTGGCGTCAGCGATCGCGTCCACGTCCACGACCTGCATGCCACCATTTTGCACCTAATGGGGCTGAATCACGAAAATCTGACCTTCCGCCACAACGGACGCGATGAACGCCCCACCGAAAATGGCGGCATCCTCATCGAAAAATTACTGGCGTGA
- a CDS encoding lecithin retinol acyltransferase family protein produces MAKGDHLIVAMGVIDHHGIDLGDGTVVHWSSGMPGDKDFTNPRDIAARQAASEIRRAPLSEFGSPETIRIREYADGWDADTVVERAVSRLGERGYNVATNNCEHFATWCKIGEHASHQVEMVTRRVTATGTKVITRTVAKTITRTTARMGGKSLLRAASPWLLLADAAQLLTEWQATRSGAAPKQAEDAGKAVGCASSVGIGTLVGGPVGAIVGLGIWAAGEWVGSKITEMQAIPESKIHLDSPAPVGV; encoded by the coding sequence TCATCTGATTGTGGCCATGGGAGTGATCGACCATCATGGCATCGACTTAGGCGATGGCACCGTTGTCCATTGGTCCAGCGGCATGCCCGGCGACAAGGATTTTACCAATCCGCGAGACATCGCCGCCCGGCAAGCCGCCTCGGAAATTCGTCGTGCCCCGCTGTCCGAATTCGGTTCACCAGAAACGATTCGGATTCGGGAATATGCCGACGGTTGGGATGCCGACACCGTGGTGGAACGTGCTGTAAGCCGCCTTGGTGAACGGGGTTACAACGTCGCCACCAACAATTGCGAGCACTTTGCGACCTGGTGCAAAATCGGCGAACATGCCAGTCACCAGGTGGAAATGGTGACGCGCCGAGTGACGGCGACGGGAACCAAAGTGATTACCCGAACCGTAGCAAAAACAATCACCAGAACAACTGCACGAATGGGTGGCAAATCGCTGCTGCGGGCTGCCTCCCCATGGCTGCTTCTGGCGGATGCCGCGCAACTGCTCACCGAGTGGCAGGCGACCCGTTCCGGGGCCGCGCCCAAACAAGCCGAAGACGCCGGAAAGGCTGTTGGGTGTGCGAGTTCCGTCGGAATCGGGACGCTCGTTGGTGGACCAGTCGGCGCAATCGTCGGGCTGGGCATCTGGGCCGCCGGAGAATGGGTCGGATCGAAAATTACGGAAATGCAAGCAATTCCGGAATCGAAAATTCATCTGGATTCCCCCGCGCCGGTCGGGGTATGA
- a CDS encoding GDSL-type esterase/lipase family protein, whose product MRRFGWIAAVGIGLACSSLAWGQVADSGAESAETIRAVRQWFAGNTGRPGVVLHLGDSITYANPYGQWARSGSGQTDADRAVLKWMHTNARDDQDGWFLAANDHPDGGRSETACSGVRLDEFLAGGKRNLPSLEQMLTRYRPQMAVMLLGTNDVTAQRTVPAFRRDLLTAVGIFRKAKVIPILNTLPPHHHRPDLAKQFSQVIREIARTEQLPLIDLEAEILARRPTDWNGTLMNRNDVHPSASINGVTPTSAPTAENLRNSGYLLRGWLTVRKIAELKRAIIDAPATSPAPTPVPMTGVNPDAEGVKLPVNRDLWLSTVDSEAQGNNGGANKLKLKSYQEFSLVDLDATALRGRVIRSATLHVKLAGPERLHRITISSVSAPWIEGKSSNYQPETGASSFARRVHPDGWWSVPGSDFTSVSLGLGHSLWRMADATPPDANGWQQIPVDPRVVQLRLAGISEGFLMFDDTGSEWSRNGEAFQMRPFPNRYVFSRESGTKSAPYWTISVGETDTAPPNSPQNAAWNATTGTLEWDTPTDVGPAGVVGFRVRIRGQSLPAWQVPLATQPGNWIRMPIDMDGFPQGTPLPVEIVSVDGVGNVSKPIALTMTLPIRQRATLPGTDPQRKLGSRGAIPFGDHSVAVVDELATVTNFPPAASSLWHPDRKTIRLTAAKDEIIGFRLLSDGEIPDVTASLTMPTLPGVRIDFGHCVNVPANRDNQPDPVLPVSGATPIGPKSGQLLVELHIPREAKAGSHRGELTLRRRGSELTLAVELTVWNLALSRELNFLPEMNAYGLPGAEREWYRLAHQHRTVLNVVPYSQRGIVSEGAAPRIQNGQYDWRDWDRRYGPLLDGSAFADLPRAGVPIDCLYLPIHENWPGSMAEFYNGSYWADQAFPPEYRQRLVDTSRAFAKHFDERGYHRTRFHFFLNGKNNFKQNGWSRGSSPWLLDEPAHLQDFWALRWYGAAFHQGVREAGGTAKMLFRADISRPQWQRDTLDGLLDYNVLSSAMRDYHRLITARQSADQQLILEYGTANTIGSPNLHGAAWCVDAWCLGAHGVIPWQTIGTPQAWKQPEETALFYPTDSGKPVPSLRLKAYRRGQQDVEYLVQLAAVAGLSQLELGQLVRAHLQLQPKRGGTGFVGGEDAGRVNYGNLSGEAFAAFRERAARYLESRIPPQLPNGSGLPTPPRRTGPTGIGGMVAPQGANR is encoded by the coding sequence ATGCGGCGCTTCGGTTGGATTGCGGCGGTTGGGATTGGGTTGGCGTGCAGTTCGCTTGCATGGGGGCAAGTCGCGGATTCGGGGGCGGAGTCAGCGGAGACGATTCGAGCCGTGCGGCAGTGGTTTGCCGGGAATACCGGCCGGCCAGGCGTGGTGCTGCATCTGGGCGATTCCATCACGTATGCGAATCCGTATGGGCAGTGGGCGCGGAGCGGTTCGGGGCAGACGGATGCGGATCGGGCGGTCCTCAAATGGATGCACACCAACGCGCGGGATGATCAAGATGGCTGGTTTCTCGCGGCCAACGATCATCCCGATGGTGGCCGATCGGAAACGGCTTGTTCCGGGGTGCGATTGGATGAATTCCTGGCGGGCGGCAAGCGAAATCTCCCCAGTTTGGAGCAGATGCTCACTCGATATCGGCCGCAGATGGCCGTGATGCTACTGGGCACCAACGATGTCACCGCACAGCGTACCGTGCCGGCGTTTCGCCGCGATCTGCTGACCGCCGTTGGCATCTTTCGCAAGGCCAAGGTGATTCCGATTCTGAACACGCTGCCGCCGCACCATCATCGGCCCGATTTGGCGAAGCAGTTCAGCCAAGTGATCCGCGAAATTGCCCGAACCGAACAGTTGCCGTTGATCGATCTGGAAGCCGAGATTCTCGCTCGGCGACCGACCGATTGGAACGGCACGCTGATGAATCGCAACGATGTCCACCCCAGCGCGAGCATCAACGGCGTGACGCCGACTTCGGCACCGACTGCGGAAAATCTTCGCAATTCCGGCTATTTGCTGCGCGGTTGGCTCACGGTGCGAAAAATCGCCGAATTGAAGCGGGCGATCATCGATGCCCCGGCGACATCCCCAGCGCCGACGCCAGTCCCCATGACCGGGGTGAATCCCGACGCGGAAGGCGTGAAACTCCCGGTGAATCGGGATTTGTGGCTCTCAACGGTCGATTCCGAAGCCCAGGGCAATAACGGCGGTGCGAACAAGCTCAAATTGAAGTCGTATCAGGAATTTTCGCTCGTCGATTTGGATGCAACCGCGCTGCGTGGGCGGGTGATCCGCTCGGCGACGTTGCACGTCAAACTCGCGGGGCCGGAGCGACTGCACCGCATCACCATCAGCAGCGTTTCCGCACCGTGGATTGAGGGGAAATCGAGCAATTATCAGCCAGAAACGGGAGCCTCCAGCTTTGCCCGGCGGGTGCATCCGGATGGTTGGTGGTCGGTTCCCGGCAGCGATTTCACCAGTGTGTCGCTCGGTTTGGGCCATTCGCTGTGGCGGATGGCGGATGCGACGCCGCCGGACGCCAACGGCTGGCAACAAATCCCCGTCGATCCGCGTGTCGTTCAACTGCGGCTCGCAGGCATCAGCGAAGGCTTTCTGATGTTTGATGACACGGGCAGCGAATGGAGCCGCAACGGCGAAGCGTTCCAGATGCGGCCGTTCCCCAATCGCTACGTTTTTTCGCGGGAATCTGGCACGAAATCCGCTCCATATTGGACGATTTCTGTGGGTGAAACCGATACCGCGCCGCCGAATTCGCCGCAAAATGCCGCCTGGAATGCCACTACCGGCACCTTGGAATGGGACACGCCAACCGATGTTGGCCCAGCGGGTGTGGTCGGGTTTCGGGTGCGGATTCGCGGGCAATCGCTCCCCGCGTGGCAAGTGCCGCTGGCGACGCAACCGGGGAACTGGATTCGGATGCCGATCGATATGGATGGATTTCCGCAAGGGACACCATTGCCAGTGGAAATTGTCTCGGTCGATGGAGTAGGCAACGTCAGCAAGCCAATTGCGCTCACCATGACGCTGCCGATTCGTCAGCGTGCCACCCTGCCCGGCACCGATCCGCAGCGGAAACTCGGCTCGCGCGGTGCGATTCCCTTTGGCGATCATTCTGTGGCCGTGGTCGATGAATTGGCAACGGTCACGAATTTTCCCCCCGCGGCCAGTTCGCTGTGGCATCCCGATCGCAAGACGATTCGCCTGACGGCAGCCAAGGACGAAATCATCGGCTTTCGACTGCTAAGCGACGGCGAAATTCCCGACGTGACCGCTTCGCTGACGATGCCGACGCTGCCGGGAGTTCGCATCGATTTTGGCCATTGCGTGAATGTGCCAGCGAATCGGGACAATCAGCCCGATCCGGTGCTTCCCGTGAGCGGAGCCACGCCGATCGGCCCGAAATCGGGTCAATTGCTGGTGGAACTGCATATTCCGCGAGAGGCCAAAGCCGGGAGTCATCGCGGCGAGTTGACATTGCGACGCCGAGGTAGCGAATTGACGCTGGCGGTGGAGCTGACGGTGTGGAATCTGGCACTGTCTCGGGAGCTGAATTTCCTGCCGGAAATGAATGCCTACGGGCTGCCGGGCGCGGAGCGCGAGTGGTATCGCCTGGCTCATCAGCATCGCACGGTGTTGAATGTCGTGCCATATTCGCAGCGTGGAATTGTCTCGGAAGGCGCGGCCCCACGCATCCAGAATGGCCAATACGACTGGCGGGATTGGGATCGTCGCTACGGCCCGCTGTTGGATGGCTCGGCGTTTGCGGATCTGCCGCGAGCGGGGGTGCCAATCGACTGTTTGTACCTGCCGATTCACGAAAATTGGCCCGGATCGATGGCGGAATTCTACAACGGGAGCTATTGGGCGGATCAGGCATTTCCGCCGGAATATCGGCAGCGATTGGTCGATACGAGCCGCGCATTCGCCAAGCATTTCGACGAGCGAGGCTATCATCGCACCCGCTTTCACTTCTTCCTCAACGGCAAGAACAATTTCAAACAGAACGGATGGTCACGCGGATCCTCGCCGTGGCTGCTCGACGAGCCCGCCCATCTGCAAGATTTCTGGGCATTGCGATGGTACGGAGCGGCCTTTCATCAGGGGGTGCGAGAAGCCGGCGGAACGGCGAAAATGCTGTTTCGCGCCGACATTTCCCGCCCGCAATGGCAGCGCGATACGCTGGATGGCTTGCTGGATTACAATGTGCTGAGTTCGGCGATGCGGGATTATCATCGACTGATCACCGCTCGACAATCCGCCGATCAGCAATTGATCTTGGAATATGGCACCGCCAACACTATCGGCAGTCCCAACTTGCACGGGGCGGCGTGGTGTGTAGATGCCTGGTGCCTGGGTGCCCACGGCGTGATTCCCTGGCAAACCATCGGCACGCCGCAAGCCTGGAAACAGCCCGAAGAAACGGCGTTATTCTATCCCACGGACTCGGGAAAGCCGGTGCCATCGTTGCGGCTCAAGGCCTATCGTCGCGGTCAGCAGGATGTCGAATATCTGGTGCAACTAGCGGCCGTGGCTGGCTTGTCGCAGTTGGAATTAGGCCAACTCGTGCGGGCACATTTGCAGTTGCAACCGAAACGAGGCGGCACCGGATTTGTCGGCGGTGAGGATGCGGGGCGGGTGAATTACGGCAATCTCTCGGGCGAAGCCTTCGCGGCCTTCCGAGAGCGAGCCGCGCGATACTTGGAGAGCCGGATTCCGCCGCAACTGCCGAACGGCTCCGGCCTTCCGACTCCGCCTCGCCGCACCGGCCCAACCGGCATCGGCGGCATGGTCGCCCCGCAGGGCGCGAATCGGTAA
- a CDS encoding SulP family inorganic anion transporter — translation MAEPKSPSTNSPLADPVAGLVVFLVALPLCLGVALASNAPPFAGVLAGVVGGILVGMLSGSHTSVSGPAAGLTAIVAAEIASLGSFQAFLLAVFLAGILQIGLGLIRAGSLSAFVPTGVIKGLLAAIGIILILKQIPHLFGHDPDPEGDMSFLQIDKETTFSELGLIVNDSHLGASVIGLFSLALLFTWDRIKALKYSLVPAPLVVVLLGMGLAMLFQNLGGYWLIGPSHLVAVPVSQNVGEFLNFLQLPDFSQLGNRAVYLAAITIAIVASLETLLNLEAVDKIDPRQRVSPASRELVAQGVGNMTCGLIGGLPVTSVIVRSSVNINAGARTKLAAIFHGVLLLACVMFFEEILNLIPLSCLAAILLHTGFKLASFTLAKQMWREGWNQFIPFLVTVVAIVLTDLLIGVIIGLLISIAFILHSNIRRPLRIFIEKHIGGEVTRLELASQVSFLNRAAIVEVLDSIPRGGHVLIDATTTDYIDPDILSLFREFHATTGPARGVEVSLRGFRERYHLEDQTQFIDYSSREMQHSLTPKQVLDILMDGHQRFRTGRRLTRDLARQLNATAAAQHPLAVVLSCMDSRAPAELIFDVGLGDIFVVRVAGNIVRRKVLGSIEYGTAVAGAKLVLVMGHTRCGAVGTAVRLWNSTDKLFEMTGCQHLDPIIQDIHPSVDLHTCENFHNESAEVQERIINEAAERNIRRMVALMPQESQTLAQLLRDGKIMIVGAMYDVVSGEVRILDPLPTPQPVSE, via the coding sequence ATGGCTGAACCCAAATCTCCCTCCACGAACTCGCCGCTGGCCGATCCAGTGGCGGGGTTGGTGGTCTTTCTCGTGGCCCTCCCGTTGTGCCTGGGCGTGGCACTGGCATCGAATGCGCCGCCGTTCGCGGGTGTGTTGGCGGGCGTCGTCGGCGGAATCCTCGTCGGAATGTTATCAGGCTCGCACACCAGCGTCAGCGGTCCCGCAGCCGGCCTGACCGCGATTGTCGCTGCCGAAATCGCAAGCCTTGGATCGTTCCAAGCCTTTCTCCTGGCCGTGTTTCTGGCCGGCATTCTCCAGATCGGCCTCGGGCTGATTCGCGCCGGCTCGCTCTCCGCATTTGTGCCCACGGGGGTGATAAAGGGGCTGCTCGCCGCCATCGGGATCATTCTTATCCTGAAACAAATTCCCCACCTCTTCGGACACGACCCCGACCCCGAAGGCGATATGTCGTTCCTTCAAATTGACAAAGAAACCACCTTCTCAGAGTTGGGTCTGATTGTCAACGACTCGCATTTGGGCGCATCGGTCATCGGCTTATTCTCACTGGCGCTCTTGTTTACCTGGGACCGCATCAAGGCGTTGAAATACTCGCTGGTACCCGCGCCGCTGGTGGTGGTGCTGCTGGGCATGGGCTTGGCGATGTTGTTCCAAAATCTGGGCGGGTATTGGCTCATCGGGCCATCGCACCTGGTCGCGGTGCCGGTGTCGCAAAATGTCGGCGAATTTCTGAACTTCTTGCAACTGCCCGATTTCTCGCAATTGGGCAACCGAGCGGTCTATCTGGCCGCCATCACCATTGCGATTGTCGCATCATTAGAAACTCTCTTGAATCTCGAAGCCGTCGATAAGATCGACCCGCGCCAACGCGTCTCCCCCGCCAGCCGCGAACTCGTCGCCCAAGGCGTGGGCAACATGACGTGCGGATTGATCGGCGGCCTGCCGGTCACGTCGGTGATTGTCCGCAGTTCGGTCAACATCAACGCGGGCGCCCGAACGAAACTCGCGGCCATCTTCCACGGCGTGCTGCTTTTGGCCTGTGTGATGTTTTTCGAGGAAATTCTGAATCTCATTCCGCTGTCGTGTCTGGCGGCGATTCTGCTGCACACCGGCTTCAAACTCGCCAGCTTCACCCTTGCCAAACAGATGTGGCGCGAGGGGTGGAATCAGTTCATTCCGTTTCTGGTGACGGTCGTGGCGATTGTCCTCACCGACTTGCTGATTGGCGTGATTATCGGCCTGTTGATTAGCATTGCGTTCATTTTGCACAGCAACATTCGCCGCCCTTTGCGAATTTTCATCGAGAAGCACATCGGCGGAGAAGTCACCCGATTGGAACTCGCCAGCCAGGTGAGCTTCCTGAATCGGGCGGCCATCGTCGAAGTCCTCGACTCAATTCCGCGCGGTGGGCATGTGCTGATCGACGCCACCACCACCGATTACATCGACCCGGATATTCTCAGCCTGTTTCGAGAGTTTCACGCCACTACCGGCCCCGCTCGCGGAGTGGAAGTCAGCCTGCGCGGATTCCGTGAACGGTACCACCTCGAAGATCAAACGCAGTTCATCGACTATTCCAGCCGCGAGATGCAGCACAGTCTCACGCCGAAACAGGTGCTCGACATTCTGATGGACGGCCATCAGCGCTTTCGCACGGGACGCCGATTGACCCGCGATCTCGCTCGGCAACTCAATGCCACCGCCGCTGCCCAGCATCCGCTCGCGGTCGTGCTGAGCTGCATGGATTCGCGTGCCCCCGCCGAACTGATCTTCGACGTTGGCCTGGGCGATATCTTTGTGGTGCGGGTTGCGGGCAACATCGTCCGCCGCAAAGTCTTGGGCAGTATTGAGTACGGGACGGCTGTTGCCGGGGCCAAACTGGTGCTGGTCATGGGGCACACCCGCTGCGGCGCAGTGGGCACCGCTGTCCGTCTGTGGAATTCCACCGACAAACTATTCGAGATGACCGGCTGCCAGCACCTCGACCCGATTATCCAAGACATTCACCCCTCGGTAGACCTGCACACCTGTGAGAATTTCCACAACGAGTCAGCCGAAGTCCAAGAGCGGATCATCAACGAAGCCGCCGAGCGGAATATCCGCCGCATGGTCGCGCTGATGCCGCAGGAGAGTCAAACCCTGGCGCAACTGCTGCGCGATGGGAAAATCATGATCGTCGGTGCCATGTACGATGTGGTCAGCGGCGAAGTGCGGATTCTCGATCCACTGCCAACACCGCAACCCGTTTCGGAATAA
- a CDS encoding DUF1549 and DUF1553 domain-containing protein, with amino-acid sequence MRRLFRVAAVGLLGLMFAHHGPLRAIDPPSSELSDDWVYEGLRDPKPPVVPANLANRVRNPIDAFLLAELGKKGLSFRPDAAPATLIRRITFDLTGLPPTPEEVAAFVTDPSDAAYEKLVDRLMASPHYGERMAQSWLDLVRFAETDGFKQDDPRPGAWLYRDYVIQSFQNDKPYDRFIQEQLAGDEMFPGDSQAAIATGMNRHYPDEYNAVNLEQRRIEILTDITDTVGSAVMGLTIGCARCHDHKFDPILQSDYFRIQAFFAGWGPVDQPVFRNADEKTAYEKRLQEWNSRTASLQAKQAELEKPYLKSAGAKSRQRFDAEYAKLLDLEPNQMTPLQIQIRSMIRNQVVNQPKANVPGTMKAPDKEAWTKLQQEMEAVAGPKPAAPPKGMMLTDVGPVAPVTHILRRGNWQTPGKVIEPGFLSAIDDRTADITPTATTTGRRKALALWLTQPDQPLTTRTIVNRLWQHHFGVGIVGTPNDLGVQGDRPTHVELLDWLARELVRQKWSLKAMHRMMVLSSAYRQASTHDAKSAEVDSGNALLWRQNRQRLDGESIRDAILAVTGKLNRAQGGPGVFPEVPADLKAIAKDWPVSKNEADRNRRSVYVFVKRNLRYPLFSLFDAPDRTETCGRRFVTTSAPQALMLLNDRLILQHAKDLASRVLTESGNEPSGIVDRAVRLCYSRAPMAEESHELQTFLKEQSVRLAATFPDAKVAFREAVVDLCHALLNTNEFLTID; translated from the coding sequence ATGCGACGATTGTTCCGGGTTGCTGCCGTCGGATTATTGGGACTGATGTTTGCCCATCATGGGCCACTTCGCGCGATTGATCCGCCATCGTCGGAATTGAGCGATGATTGGGTCTATGAAGGGCTGCGTGACCCGAAACCGCCGGTTGTGCCCGCGAATTTGGCCAATCGCGTTCGCAATCCGATCGATGCGTTCCTGCTGGCGGAACTTGGCAAGAAGGGGCTGAGTTTCCGGCCGGATGCAGCCCCGGCCACACTGATTCGCCGCATCACCTTCGACCTCACCGGCCTGCCGCCCACTCCAGAAGAAGTCGCCGCCTTCGTCACCGATCCATCCGATGCCGCGTATGAGAAACTGGTCGATCGCCTGATGGCCTCGCCGCATTATGGCGAACGCATGGCGCAATCGTGGCTGGATCTGGTCCGCTTTGCCGAAACCGATGGCTTCAAGCAGGACGATCCGCGGCCAGGTGCATGGCTGTACCGCGATTATGTTATCCAATCGTTCCAGAATGATAAGCCGTATGATCGCTTCATTCAAGAACAGTTGGCCGGAGATGAGATGTTCCCCGGTGATTCGCAAGCGGCCATCGCCACCGGAATGAATCGACACTATCCCGATGAATATAATGCCGTCAATCTCGAACAGCGTCGTATTGAAATTCTTACCGACATTACGGACACCGTGGGTTCGGCGGTGATGGGGCTGACGATTGGCTGTGCACGCTGCCACGATCATAAGTTCGACCCCATTTTGCAATCGGATTATTTCCGCATCCAAGCGTTCTTTGCTGGCTGGGGGCCGGTCGATCAGCCCGTGTTCCGAAATGCCGATGAGAAAACGGCTTACGAAAAACGGCTCCAGGAATGGAACAGCCGCACCGCGTCGCTGCAAGCCAAGCAAGCCGAGTTGGAGAAGCCGTATCTGAAATCGGCCGGTGCCAAATCCCGCCAACGGTTTGATGCCGAGTATGCCAAACTGCTCGATCTCGAACCGAATCAGATGACGCCGCTGCAAATTCAGATTCGTTCCATGATTCGGAATCAAGTCGTCAATCAGCCCAAGGCGAATGTCCCGGGGACGATGAAGGCACCGGACAAAGAAGCCTGGACGAAGTTGCAACAGGAGATGGAAGCGGTTGCCGGGCCGAAGCCAGCCGCGCCGCCCAAGGGAATGATGCTGACCGACGTGGGACCAGTCGCGCCGGTGACGCACATTCTGCGTCGCGGAAACTGGCAGACGCCGGGCAAGGTGATCGAACCGGGCTTCCTCTCTGCCATCGATGATCGCACCGCCGACATCACACCAACCGCCACCACCACCGGCCGCCGCAAAGCCCTCGCCCTCTGGCTAACACAGCCCGATCAACCGCTGACCACCCGCACCATCGTCAACCGCCTGTGGCAACATCACTTCGGAGTCGGGATTGTCGGCACTCCGAACGACCTCGGCGTGCAAGGCGATCGCCCCACCCATGTGGAACTGCTCGATTGGCTGGCCCGCGAACTGGTGCGGCAGAAGTGGAGCCTCAAGGCGATGCACCGCATGATGGTGCTTTCGAGCGCGTATCGTCAAGCCAGCACACACGATGCGAAATCTGCGGAAGTCGATTCCGGCAACGCGCTGTTGTGGCGGCAGAATCGTCAGCGGCTGGATGGCGAATCGATCCGCGATGCCATTCTGGCGGTCACCGGAAAGTTGAATCGTGCCCAAGGTGGGCCGGGCGTCTTCCCGGAAGTGCCTGCCGACTTGAAGGCGATTGCCAAAGATTGGCCGGTGAGCAAGAACGAGGCCGATCGCAACCGCCGCAGTGTCTATGTTTTCGTCAAACGCAACCTCCGCTATCCGCTGTTCAGCCTGTTCGATGCCCCGGATCGCACCGAGACTTGCGGCCGCCGATTTGTCACCACCAGCGCGCCGCAAGCCCTGATGCTGCTGAATGATCGGTTGATTTTGCAGCATGCCAAGGATCTCGCTTCCCGCGTGCTGACCGAATCGGGAAATGAGCCATCGGGCATCGTCGATCGCGCGGTCCGACTCTGCTATAGCCGCGCTCCAATGGCCGAAGAATCGCACGAACTCCAGACATTCCTGAAGGAACAATCGGTGCGATTGGCCGCAACCTTCCCCGATGCGAAAGTCGCCTTCCGCGAGGCGGTCGTCGATTTGTGCCATGCGTTGTTGAACACCAACGAATTTCTGACCATCGATTAA
- a CDS encoding rhomboid family intramembrane serine protease — protein sequence MMPLYDDNSDRQRTPYVTWTLIAINLFVFFVLQKSGENDAFTNAWSTVPKEILTGQDLATTVNLGTNQLTGEKLQFSLEPTPGSVYLTLLTSMFMHGSLMHLLGNMLFLYIFGDNVEDKLGHVKYIVFYLLTGIIASLCHVFLAGIRQTDLLIPCLGASGAISAVMAGYVITDPNRRVVVLVLRFLTEVPAWVMIGVWFLFQLINGIGLFGNDTESGGVAYAAHIGGFLAGAVLVYVMMPVIERR from the coding sequence ATGATGCCCTTGTACGATGACAATTCAGACCGCCAGCGCACCCCATATGTCACCTGGACGCTGATTGCCATCAACCTGTTCGTCTTCTTCGTTCTCCAAAAATCCGGGGAAAACGACGCGTTCACCAATGCCTGGTCGACGGTGCCGAAGGAAATTCTCACCGGGCAAGATCTCGCCACCACCGTGAATCTCGGCACCAACCAACTCACCGGCGAAAAGCTCCAGTTTTCGTTGGAACCCACGCCGGGATCGGTCTATCTCACACTGCTCACATCGATGTTCATGCATGGCAGCTTGATGCACCTGCTGGGCAACATGCTGTTTTTGTACATTTTCGGCGACAACGTCGAAGATAAACTCGGGCACGTCAAATACATTGTCTTTTACCTGCTCACCGGCATCATCGCCTCGCTTTGCCACGTCTTTCTAGCGGGCATCCGACAAACCGATCTGCTCATCCCCTGCCTGGGGGCTTCCGGGGCGATTTCAGCGGTCATGGCCGGGTATGTCATCACCGATCCCAACCGGCGCGTCGTCGTTCTCGTGCTGCGATTCCTGACCGAAGTGCCCGCCTGGGTGATGATCGGCGTCTGGTTTCTATTTCAACTGATTAACGGCATCGGCCTGTTCGGCAATGACACCGAATCCGGTGGCGTGGCGTATGCGGCCCATATTGGTGGATTTCTCGCCGGTGCCGTGCTGGTTTATGTGATGATGCCCGTGATTGAGCGACGTTGA